From a single Acidobacteriota bacterium genomic region:
- the ruvC gene encoding crossover junction endodeoxyribonuclease RuvC: protein MTGYAVLEKRGAVVKVLAHGALHSPASGSFPSRLLHMADALGAVLDEARPDEAAVEDLFHAVNARSALQLAHARGALVVEIARRGIPLFAYAPLAVKKAVTGAGRADKVQVRSMIERLLGIRLGDAIHDVSDALAVALCHANTRRGPGA, encoded by the coding sequence GTGACCGGCTACGCGGTTCTCGAAAAGCGCGGGGCGGTCGTCAAGGTCCTGGCCCACGGCGCACTCCACTCTCCCGCGTCCGGTTCCTTCCCGTCGCGACTCCTCCACATGGCGGACGCGCTGGGCGCTGTCCTCGACGAGGCCAGGCCGGACGAAGCCGCGGTCGAGGACCTATTCCATGCGGTGAATGCGCGCAGCGCGCTGCAGCTTGCGCACGCGCGGGGGGCGCTCGTCGTTGAAATAGCCCGCCGGGGCATCCCGCTCTTCGCCTATGCTCCCCTTGCCGTGAAGAAGGCCGTGACCGGCGCGGGGCGGGCCGACAAGGTCCAGGTGCGCTCCATGATCGAGCGTCTGCTCGGAATCCGACTGGGTGACGCGATCCACGACGTTTCGGACGCGCTCGCAGTCGCGCTCTGCCACGCGAACACGAGGAGAGGTCCGGGCGCGTGA
- a CDS encoding outer membrane beta-barrel protein: MKKSAGLLALALVSALATSVPFAEDVKGKFYVGGNLAVLVTTDNIRSNAALIIAPLGRDGAPFTGDRGEVISCDATRSNVFCDPRPDDLLSRQTQLQQTLKFDGHIGYGLTSSFSVQLDTGYYKGGITNFDVFTTKVVPFTTNLSGDPCASHDANSLVPGFKFREACEFHNARTKTEKTPITAGQVTEIPVVLNGILRFRKDSNFNPYIGAGVGYLLTNVNQSDAVDALNTRLESLHVISVTDEFGGRFGKNLVAPDTDGNAPFNRQASVTIDRGLMWQFVGGGEYFFNDRVSLVFDARYGVSGQAINILMKGGQDQIDVTAFSEDLFRKDGSLKIFLAQNSPPNPVVDPNNPGFRYVCDFQTAPPPKDYNGDGKLDACFGGTGFRKPEEKIVVQGGQIRLSNFNFGFGIRFHF, translated from the coding sequence ATGAAGAAATCCGCTGGGCTCCTGGCTCTAGCTCTTGTATCTGCGCTCGCCACCTCCGTCCCGTTTGCCGAAGACGTCAAGGGGAAGTTCTATGTCGGCGGCAATCTCGCGGTCCTCGTCACGACCGACAACATCCGGAGCAATGCGGCGCTGATCATCGCTCCTCTCGGGCGGGATGGCGCCCCCTTCACCGGAGACCGGGGTGAGGTCATCTCCTGCGATGCGACTCGATCGAACGTCTTCTGCGACCCCAGGCCGGATGATCTCCTGTCCCGCCAGACGCAGCTCCAGCAGACGCTGAAGTTCGACGGCCACATCGGATACGGGTTGACGAGCAGCTTCTCAGTTCAACTCGACACGGGCTACTACAAGGGCGGCATCACCAACTTCGACGTTTTCACGACCAAGGTCGTCCCCTTCACGACGAACCTCTCGGGGGACCCCTGCGCGTCGCACGATGCCAACAGCCTTGTCCCCGGCTTCAAGTTTAGAGAGGCGTGCGAGTTCCACAACGCGCGGACCAAGACGGAGAAGACTCCCATCACCGCAGGCCAGGTGACCGAGATTCCCGTGGTGCTGAACGGCATCCTGAGGTTCCGCAAGGACAGCAATTTCAATCCATACATCGGCGCAGGCGTCGGCTACCTGCTGACGAACGTCAACCAGTCGGATGCCGTCGACGCGCTCAACACCCGCCTCGAGAGCCTTCACGTCATCAGCGTGACCGATGAGTTTGGTGGTCGCTTCGGCAAGAATCTCGTGGCTCCCGACACGGATGGAAACGCTCCCTTCAACCGGCAGGCCTCGGTCACGATCGACAGGGGGCTGATGTGGCAATTCGTGGGTGGGGGCGAGTATTTCTTCAACGATCGCGTCAGCCTCGTCTTCGACGCGCGGTACGGCGTCTCCGGTCAGGCCATCAACATCCTGATGAAGGGTGGGCAGGACCAGATCGACGTGACGGCTTTCTCCGAGGATCTGTTCCGAAAGGACGGCAGCCTCAAGATCTTCCTGGCGCAGAATTCGCCTCCGAACCCGGTCGTCGATCCGAACAATCCGGGCTTCCGCTACGTGTGCGATTTTCAGACGGCGCCGCCGCCGAAAGACTACAACGGAGACGGCAAGCTCGACGCGTGCTTCGGCGGCACCGGATTCCGGAAGCCCGAGGAGAAGATCGTCGTCCAGGGCGGGCAGATTCGACTCTCCAATTTCAACTTCGGTTTCGGCATTCGATTTCACTTCTGA
- a CDS encoding YebC/PmpR family DNA-binding transcriptional regulator, whose amino-acid sequence MSGHSKWATIKHKKAAADSKRGRIFTRLIKEITVAARIGGGDQTGNPRLRTAVLAAKEANMPADNITRAIKKGTGELEGVTYEEVTFEGYGPGGVAIILNVVTDNKNRTLPEIRHMFTKYGGNLGDHNSVSWMFEKKGYIVIGPSVLTEDDLVELVLEAGGDDVRADGENFELICSPDQFETVLNVVKAKTLPVLHSEVKMLPKTTVRAEGSVAKRVLGFIEVLEDHEDVQNVWANFDIDEADMEA is encoded by the coding sequence ATGAGTGGCCATTCCAAGTGGGCGACGATCAAGCACAAGAAAGCCGCAGCCGACTCGAAGCGTGGGCGGATCTTCACCCGGCTCATCAAGGAAATCACGGTCGCCGCACGGATCGGTGGAGGCGATCAGACGGGGAATCCGCGGCTTCGCACGGCGGTTCTTGCCGCCAAGGAAGCGAACATGCCGGCCGACAACATCACCCGGGCCATCAAGAAGGGGACCGGCGAGCTGGAAGGCGTGACCTACGAAGAGGTCACTTTCGAAGGGTACGGACCTGGCGGTGTGGCGATCATCCTGAACGTGGTCACGGACAACAAGAACCGCACGTTACCCGAGATCCGGCACATGTTCACGAAGTACGGCGGCAATCTCGGCGATCACAACAGCGTGAGCTGGATGTTCGAGAAGAAGGGATACATCGTGATCGGGCCGTCCGTCCTCACCGAGGACGACCTCGTCGAGCTCGTGCTCGAGGCCGGCGGTGACGACGTGCGCGCCGACGGCGAAAACTTCGAGCTCATCTGTTCCCCGGATCAATTCGAAACCGTGTTGAACGTCGTGAAGGCCAAGACCTTGCCCGTCCTCCACTCCGAGGTCAAGATGCTTCCGAAGACGACCGTCAGAGCGGAAGGCTCCGTCGCGAAGCGGGTGCTCGGGTTCATCGAGGTGCTCGAGGATCACGAGGACGTCCAGAACGTCTGGGCGAACTTCGACATCGACGAAGCCGACATGGAGGCCTGA